One Marasmius oreades isolate 03SP1 chromosome 2, whole genome shotgun sequence DNA segment encodes these proteins:
- a CDS encoding uncharacterized protein (MEROPS:MER0001400): MLHNVYAALVTEHGWSATARTSANGNEGNILFLQLLVDALALQPCNPDLPAAREAWIQADANRYNGANKCLLWKTFASKGLGVGAANHVDSTAVPDGC; this comes from the coding sequence ATGCTTCACAACGTCTACGCCGCCCTCGTTACCGAACACGGCTGGTCCGCCACAGCTCGGACAAGCGCAAACGGGAACGAAGGAAACATTCTGTTCCTCCAACTCCTCGTTGATGCTTTGGCTCTTCAACCCTGCAATCCCGATTTGCCTGCTGCTCGTGAGGCGTGGATTCAAGCTGATGCTAACAGGTACAATGGAGCGAATAAGTGTTTGTTGTGGAAGACGTTTGCGAGTAAAGGTCTTGGTGTGGGCGCTGCCAATCACGTCGATTCGACTGCTGTACCCGATGGGTGTTAG
- the NFYB1 gene encoding Nuclear transcription factor Y subunit B-1, which produces MSEQPLQPILAAQPENGENTEQAQSQGPPAPTPITEQEVGEYREQDRFLPIANVSRLMKSAVPPTAKIAKDAKECVQECVSEFISFITSEAAEKCMMEKRKTIGGEDILYAMSTLGFENYAETLKIHLAKLRAHQSGNPGTASGGRANNGEDN; this is translated from the exons ATGTCAGAACAACCTTTACAACCTATTCTCGCAGCGCAACCCGAGAATGGGGAAAACACGGAGCAAGCGCAGTCACAAGGACCTCCGGCACCAACGCCGATAACGGAGCAGGAAGTAGGGGAATACAGGGAGCAGGATCGGTTTTTACCC ATAGCCAACGTCTCTCGTCTCATGAAATCTGCCGTTCCTCCCACTGCAAAGATCGCCAAAGATGCCAAAGAATGCGTACAAGAATGCGTTTCTGAATTCATATCGTTCATCACATCGGAGGCGGCTGAAAAGTGTATGatggagaagagaaagacgaTTGGTGGGGAAGATATACTGTATGCGATGTCAACATTGGGGTTTGAGAACTATGCGGAGACTTTGAAGATACATTTAGCAAAACTCAGAGCT CACCAGAGTGGGAATCCGGGGACGGCTAGTGGTGGGAGAGCGAACAACGGTGAGGATAATTAG
- a CDS encoding uncharacterized protein (MEROPS:MER0001400), which translates to MVAFKKYLSSVLLAVLYASYGDAAPWPTNAKHATHSVRTVGSGVQINVFHPKADYKTFGAGVDVPPSFVELGIEDKTVQTVSSQLNLDSTKVAFKSGYTQEGQSFGYARQSHDGVPFVNAVANVAFKDNRLVAFGQSFVDTSKIADSKPTVDVNTVIPKVEDQLQGKINEIKPSVEYLALQDGTVSLVHVFQVQNLEAGTWYEAYVDAHSGELVSVTDFRSDGSYRVLPIFKKVITQGLELLTDPQNPASSPDGWHSDGTTTTTDTFGNNVVAFKGGVTNTTSQSSDGLVFDYTYDTTKEPTDSPNVDAARTNAFYLINSYHDTLYQYGFTEQAFNFQNNNFDKGGLGNDRVNISVQDSSGTDNANFFTPPDGQSGLCRMYIWDLTAPKRDGSLENDIPLHEMTHGLTNRMTGGGTARCLQTVESGGMGEGWSDALADWFAHSASAEITDMTMGPYVANNPAGIRTHPYSTSVDVNPLRYSDVATRDEVHDIGEVSA; encoded by the exons ATGGTCGCGTTCAAGAAATACCTCTCTTCTGTTCTACTCGCAGTTTTGTACGCCTCCTATGGGGACGCTGCCCCTTGGCCCACAAATGCCAAACACGCTACGCACTCAGTGAGGACCGTTGGGAGTGGCGTTCAGATCAATGTTTTCCACCCCAAAGCCGATTACAAG ACCTTTGGAGCCGGTGTTGACGTTCCGCCATCGTTTGTCGAACTAGGAATCGAAGACAAGACTGTACAAACTGTTTCCTCCCAGTTGAACCTCGATTCCACGAAGGTGGCCTTTAAGTCCGGATATACCCAGGAAGGTCAATCCTTCGGTTATGCCAGGCAATCGCAC GACGGCGTACCGTTCGTCAATGCCGTCGCCAACGTTGCTTTCAAGGATAACAGGCTCGTCGCATTTGGTCAATCCTTTGTCGACACTA gCAAGATTGCTGACTCTAAGCCCACTGTCGATGTCAACACTGTTATCCCAAAGGTTGAAGACCAATTACAGGGTAAAATCAACGAGATCAAGCCCTCTGTTGAGTACCTTGCTCTTCAGGACGGCACGGTTTCTTTGGTCCATGtatttcaagttcaaaatcTCGAAGCCGGAACTTGGTATGAGGCGTACGTCGATGCGCACTCGGGTGAACTTGTTTCAGTCACTGACTTTAGATCTGACGGCTCC TATCGAGTTTTACCCATTTTCAAGAAGGTGATCACTCAGGGTCTCGAACTTCTTACCGACCCGCAGAACCCTGCGTCTTCCCCTGATGGATGGCACAGCGATGGTACGACTACCACCACCGACACTTT TGGCAACAATGTCGTCGCCTTCAAGGGAGGCGTAACGAACACTACTTCCCAGTCAAGCGACGGACTGGTCTTTGATTACACCTATGACACCACCAAGGAACCCACCGATAGTCCAAATGTTGATGCGGCTCGAACCAATGCTTTCTACCTCATCAACTCATACCACGACACCTTGTACCAGTACGGATTCACCGAACAGGCGTTCAACTTCCAGAATAACAATTTCGACAAGGGAGGTCTTGGTAATGACCGTGTTAATATCAGTGTGCAGGATTCGAGTGGCACGGACAACGCCAACTTCTTCACTCCCCCCGA CGGTCAGTCCGGTTTATGCAGGATGTACATTTGGGACCTCACGGCC CCGAAACGCGACGGTTCCCTTGAGAACGATATCCCTCTTCACGAGATGACCCATGGCTTGACGAACAGAATGACTGGCGGTGGGACCGCTCGCTGCTTGCAGACCGTCGAATCGGGCGGTATGGGTGAAGGATGGTCTGATGCTCTTGCAGA TTGGTTCGCTCACTCTGCCTCTGCTGAGATCACTGACATGACCATGGGTCCCTATGTTGCCAATAACCCTGCCGGTATCCGTACACACCCCTACTCTACTTCCGTGGACGTCAACCCACTCCGTTACTCGGATGTGGCTACTCGGGACGAGGTCCATG ACATCGGAGAGGTAAGTGCCTGA